The following coding sequences lie in one Arachis stenosperma cultivar V10309 chromosome 5, arast.V10309.gnm1.PFL2, whole genome shotgun sequence genomic window:
- the LOC130981319 gene encoding uncharacterized protein LOC130981319 encodes MELFARMVDVDGSSGEYDLNPSTDLHAKADDRDNFGYVHTFGELANAMRTIPILEGAPAFIEVRDRDPFAKALGDDDSDKELPIIRNDINDKGDITPVKRSQLPAIHGDGIAMLGTYEFEIGHWFQSKAEVVLTVKNYNICRSVKYKVFESDQLKYHEKCMQFGNGCNLADHIDYHVIYVCVDTIIGYNGCINLCEGFEECGGIKIWFQAKLEEELKRVLQPDSKMVIRVQMYMSGTIAILRTFPVRAGNMVYESRVFFHRLFWIFLSYVETFKYYKPLISMDGISLYDKYGETLLMASAQDENSNILPAAFGLVEGKNMYSWKFFLSNLHQHITPQQRIVVISDRHNTIKAA; translated from the exons ATGGAATTGTTTGCGAGGATGGTTGATGTCGATGGTAGCTCAGGTGAATATGATCTAAATCCCTCAACTG ACTTGCATGCCAAAGCAGATGACAGAGATAACTTTGGTTATGTGCATACCTTTGGGGAACTTGCAAATGCAATGAGAACAATACCTATACTAGAAGGTGCACCTGCATTCATAGAGGTTAGAGATAGGGATCCATTTGCGAAAGCTCTAGGAGACGATGATTCGGATAAGGAACTACCCATTATTCGTAATGATATCAATGACAAGGGAGACATAACACCTGTCAAAAGATCTCAA CTCCCTGCTATTCATGGAGATGGGATAGCGATGCTTGGCACATACGAGTTTGAAATTGGCCATTGGTTCCAAAGCAAAGCGGAAGTTGTACTCACAGTGAAGAATTATAATATTTGCCGAAGTGTTAAGTATAAAGTATTTGAGTCTGATCAATTGAAGTATCATGAAAAGTGTATGCAGTTTGGGAATGGATGTAATTTGGCTGATCAT ATTGATTATCATGTCATATATGTGTGTGTCGATACTATCATTGGTTATAACGGATGCATCAATCTCTGTGAAGGTTTTGAAGAATGTGGTGGCATCAAAATATGGTTTCAAGCCAAGCTAGAAGAAG AATTGAAAAGAGTCTTACAACCTGATTCCAAGATGGTGATCAGGGTTCAAATGTATATGTCTGGCACTATAGCTATATTGCGTACTTTTCCTGTTAGAGCTGGTAATATGGTGTATGAGTCGAGGGTGTTTTTTCATCGATTGTTTTGGATATTTCTTTCGTATGTTGAGACATTTAAGTATTACAAGCCACTAATATCTATGGATGGTATTTCTTTGTATGACAAGTATGGAGAGACTTTACTAATGGCAAGTGCACAAGATGAAAATTCAAACATTCTACCAGCTGCATTTGGGTTAGTCGAAGGCAAGAACATGTATTCATGGAAGTTTTTCCTAAGTAACCTTCATCAACACATAACTCCTCAACAGAGAATTGTAGTTATCTCTGACCGACACAATACAATCAAGGCTGCCTGA